Proteins co-encoded in one Paracoccus sediminicola genomic window:
- a CDS encoding FitA-like ribbon-helix-helix domain-containing protein — protein sequence MAQLIVRDVDETTAQALRLRAAANGRSVEAEHRMLLREVLGTPGQSEDFAAAAARLRARLDRGTDSAALVRAGRDARA from the coding sequence ATGGCACAGCTGATCGTGCGGGATGTCGACGAGACCACGGCGCAGGCCCTGCGGCTGCGGGCGGCAGCCAATGGCCGCTCGGTCGAGGCCGAACACCGGATGCTCTTGCGCGAGGTGCTGGGCACGCCCGGCCAGTCCGAGGACTTCGCAGCGGCGGCGGCCCGGTTGCGGGCCCGCCTCGATCGCGGCACCGACAGCGCCGCGCTGGTGCGCGCGGGACGGGACGCGCGCGCGTGA